The Maniola jurtina chromosome 3, ilManJurt1.1, whole genome shotgun sequence genome segment ggttttgaaattgaaattgaaaaaagtgtaagaatttgtaagaaaatatttaaaaaaggtatatcagccggttttttattccagctcttaatacatgtaaaaacgtccaatctgttcatttactcgagcctttaccctagtacctaattatatcgaccgccccatatcaaaacaaagtaaatgtcatttttccgaaaatcgttttatgtcataagcctaactttcatagtatgtcccgttgtattgtaaggacacccacattaaagtaaaattaaaagctagtaagtcgctttgaccattttaaaacatagtaagtctttgaactggctaggtttttatagattaatgcgccttactaagtttttaaaaggaattagattaaataaaataaatatcacccattatctaaataccatgtcaaaacagtaaatacttaataatgcattaaaacttaaaagtaagataggaaaagtcaatgacctctacatgtcaactgttaaaatatggtttgcaagggaaatactttgcatacttacataatgtttttagggttccatatctcaaaaggaaacacgggacccttataggatcactttgttgtctgtctttctgtccgtctgtccgtctgtcgtgtctgtcaagaaaaccgatagggtatttcccgttaacctagaattatgggcaggtagatagaataaatccgagaacaaatttcgtgattctagatcaacgggaagtactgtataggttttcttgacggacggacggacaaatggacagacagcaaagtggtcctttaagagctccgtttttcattttgaggtacagaaccctaaaaaagaaaatgatgcacatgtaatgaataaatgtgttggccagtcttcacactaaaatatttaaacccctttaatttaaaaactgtcatagcctagtggttagaacgtccgcctcctaatcgaaggtcgggggttcgatcccggaatcacgcactactaacttttcagttatgtgcgttttaagcaatttaatatcacttgctttaacggcgaaggaaaacatcgtgaggaaacctgcatacctgcaagttttccatgttctcaaaggtgtgtgaagtatgccattccgcattggaccagaaagaactacggcctaaacttcttttgaatttaaaccacttactaggttttgatctgagaaagaaatttgacattaattgacaaaattgagagacctaagcttgtataagaacacagaagtgtcataattcgtgttcactttgcctaacgtctctcagagagcagagagagatttaaactgtttcttataatcactggccatatttcaaatgcgaaagtgtgtttgttggtttaatattcaatcacgctgcaacggagcaaccagtcgacgtggttttttgcatggatacatttaaagaccttgagagtgacatctctctccgcatcgtattctttattgctgagggttgtgacctctttccattattcctacatctaatggtaggttttcttgggataataatgcagtgggttcaaagagcctacggaactcgactagaaaaacgagattttgacacttaggtttaacggttatgaattagttattaatatcagtgataaaattgattagggctgtcaggtaaaatgacatttatctcggaaaatcaaagagtgtccacgagatttttttccaagtttgcgctactaactacatatattatgaagaggaaaggtttgtttgtttgttatcgataaactctgaaactactgaactacttgcactaaagacataatcatcaacatcaaccgacagacgtccacagtgaacataggtctttaatagggtcttccacatgctacgggtttgcgccgcctgaatctttgcgcttgcgcttgacgacaatcatgctttaaagaaagcaatgatgaggtccaagttggagcacgcttacctagaagatgcctattcactcttggcttgcaggtatctaaggtatatatggcaggaaacacggccgccgaaatggcgttccaacctttaggctctccccattgcccgcagcatgaatctgagctttcttatgagacccatggttatattatgtacatataatatctcataagaaagctctaacacacaatccagctaagtaagtccaatttcgaaaaaagctagctagccgacaaatctaactcaggcagccttcgggaaccttcgagatgtctctgtccaaaattcctcaatgcttgaagaacagtctttgaatagtgcatattgtcagtgatgaaatatggatccgaaatataggtattttttttgtacacaggaaatgcctgacgcatacccctccgtcatgtggggcttgcaccaaacttgcactactacgaaatccatttcggaacacggcgcccggaacgaggcgcgctatctcctaacataggtataatacctatttagaacacttactatctgtcatcataatctatgacaacctccgagtatttacctggtaaaaccgtaactttagaataaaatttagtatataagcaggcttcatttagaaatgaaaaaatccctattttatttttcaacgattataaacacaactttcattcaaaaataataagcttaaattcattttaaataatattttgcgacgaaatgacgcgcacagtccttccgccatgacagtccagtggacactgaattccatagagcgcctgcaagaaaataaatagcacaggaagttttttggttagttttagattatttaagaaacgaaaaacatttagtataaaactaacagttaaaattgattgctaaacctaaacatatcattttctggaggttggcttcaaagtatcaagatgttaaagaaaacttttacagaacaagttgcgaacagcaatgttttcaacttggtttttttttttattgggataatgtatactaaataaaaagaggcccttataatcttcacaaactgaagtttttaattgcatgtatttaatagctgttaatgctttagaaaaataaacaatttacttcaaagtacagcatttttgcgatttgtcaaatagcaattaccttaacgTGATTAAGCGCttcgtaaataaaaatacatgttCACATTTTGGTGTATCTTCATTTGGATTTTCACTCGATCATcgatagtaattaatatacctagGACATAGTACAATCTAGAAAATTCTTCATAGAAGATAGCGACATAagaatgataaaatattttgaatagtCCCGATCTATGCTATTTTTGCGGAGTTCTTTTTTTGCCAATGCCATTGCGCAGGAATTTGACCTTCATAATGTTTCTGTACTAAAATAAGTGTAATAGAATGAAGCAATATCACAAAAATCAACACAATTGGTGTAATACCAGGTAACTGACGCGTCTAATTGGAGATAAATTAAAGAATTCTACCAAAAGCGAACTATAAGCACTGGTTGAATAGGAGATtcactgaatttaaaaaacaatcaaAACACCAATCGTGAGTGAGTTTAAAAACTAGGTTTTCCTTGTGTACCAGACAGCAACATAGTACTGTGGTAATGTTAGTGACCTTAAACAATCATGTGACGTGAACCAAAGCGAACAGGTATTGTGACTATTGTAAATACTCGTATGAGTATCTAAAAGCCTATTAATAATTTGCATCTTATAAGTAAAAGCCTAGATTGAGCCAACCAGACAAAATCTACTACACAATATtacttattttcataaaaataggtttattttcttgtaaaaataataatattatacgcCCTCTAGTGAGCCTAGGCACACCATATAAAGCAAAAGCGCCATCTGTGACgacgaataatattatttactttgttaTTAGGTACTTTGTACGCTCAGCTACAGAGTAAGTACAGTCTGCAAAGCGATTTTAGCACAATGTACTAGATGGGGCTTCAGTGAAATACGGAACTCAGATTATGGTATCAATAATGACTTTTTAGGGCAGAGGGCAGAGACTTTCTTCAgcaacagggctctctccgtcactcgcttcatacaatcgtagttcaaatttcatttgaatattaagcaaccaaagtccatgaaattttgcagacatattctagaaactaatatctgtgtctgtggtgttttagatttttctaaaaatatgtaatttaaaattacaggggctcaaagatttgtatgtaaatttttaagatcgcgtaactttgaaacagaatattttaacagaaatctggaaaaccacagacatatagatattagtttctagaatatgtctgcaaaatttcatggactttggttgcttaatattcaaatgaaattggaactacgattgtatgaaacgagtgacggagagacccctcttaacaatcGTCGTGCGCTTCAACTTTCCCCAAGTGAGGCCGCATTTTTTAAGCCTCTAGgctctataatataatattcttatattataagtacGAGTATCCGGCTTTAGTCACGTGTATGCTCCCTATAAAAAGGAGCCCCGTGGGTTTGAAACAATGTAGGTAGTCGAGCTTGCGCCAACTAAATATGAGTAAAGCCGGATTCTTACACatatttatgatttatgatAGAAATCCCTCACGATAGTTTGAACACCTCTAGGCTCTATCTTTTTCTGTAAACGGTGAGGTTCGAATTAAAACAGAGAAGCACCTGCTACGGAATTCATTATCAGTCAAACATTGGGCTTGTTGAATGGATGATCTGAAACCGGTAGGGTGTGTCTTggaatagttttgatttattacCTTAGAAAATAGTTACCCAAAAACAGACTTGGAAAGGAGAGGGAAAGATAGATTCTTCGATATTATGATGATCATATATAGATAGAAAAGACTATAGACATTGAAATAAGCAGGGGTAACTACCGACTAGGAATATaactaaaacttttttaatatctcGGCTTTTCTAATGAGTTGTACTCAACGATAGCAATAtctttagtaagtaggtatgaataCAGCAAGGAGCTATTAAAGATTCTAAAACTATCCTACCTTTAATTTTAATCAGCTAGACGATAGCCTACGATAAGAATTTTCTGAGTTTACTTTCGCAATAATATTTTGGAAACCGAATAGGTAAATTCATATTAGCTTTGAGAaataagaaagatttttttcaaattatgaaATATCGATAATTATGGGATGTAAAAAAGGCAGACACCCTGCTCCTCCCTTGTAATGACAGACGAAGAAAAGTTAATAACATCGTGTGTCCTGATCTACAATTATATCTAATGATAGGTATATGAAAGCGTGTGTTTTTCTTTCGCTACTGTTTTGCAGGTACGAGTAACATGTCACAAAATTTCTcatagtctgtctgtctgtcagtactttttatcccccgacccaaaaagaggggtgttataagtttgacgtgtgtatctgtctgtggcatcgtagctcctaaactaattaaccgattttaatttagtttttttttgtttgaaaggaggcttgatcaagagtgtccttagctataatccaagaaaatcggttcaaccgtttgaaagttatcagctattttctagttactgtaaccttcacttgtcaggggtgttataaatttttaatttacacttgtttaatttatagactagcgcttggctgcaatcatacttgctgacaagtgatgacgcagcctacgatgaagcgcgcttgcctaaaagatgcatATAAATATTATGCCCTCTTGATGTAATATTAAAAGTAGAGAGGAAACCTGAAGCAAGaaaggcgttccatatcctagcgttTTGAAATTAGAAACCTGTAGCAAAGTAAACTAGTGCCTCTAGTCATCCTGTAGTTAGCAATGATATTATTAGAAATAGTAAGAgacttatgaataaaataataggtaattgaTAACCCTTTGTTTAAGCAACTTAATCGATTTTTGGGCCCTATAACCAAAATAGCCGTTCCAGTTGTTAGTCCTGACTTTGAAATCTTCACTTCATTCAGGTTCTTCTTTCCTTAGTTCTCCCAACAGGATTCAGGATGGACGTCAAACTTCCTTTCGTCGTATGTTTTCTTTGCTCGACGAAGTTCAAGGTTTGTGTTCAATTGTATAATTAAGTTTACTACTctgactttaatatttttttattagatgcGTACAGGACCAGTATTCTGCGAGCGTATACGTAACAATAGAAACATCTTGCTCCGAGCGGATGTCAAGCTCGTGGTGCAGGTTGATTTAGTCCAATACGAATAGCGCTAACCTAAATATGTTTTCATTCCAGACGAAGCCACGGTACTTTGTAAGTAGCATGACATTTTAATTACTATTCATTTTAATAGCATTCACACTTTCAatcactttcttttttctagattcattttgtattttatttcctTCTACTCTACGTAGAGTTGAATCGTGACTTcgaattcattattttattacatttgttTCCAACTACaaaatgaatttttttgtttctataaaaaaatctttgatgCGTAGTAAATATCACTTAAAAAGCAATAGTGTAGAGAGCATAATATGGCTCGTGAATTTAGTCCCATCTCGGGTGggattttcaattttgaaagatACCATTTCTGGTAAGGACCTGTGTTGTTGTATGtgaagtaattaaattaaaattgaacaaCTAGGTATCGGTAATCCAAACATTAGGTTGATAGAAATGGGATCATGTATGTACCTCTAGAATCGTTTTACCTTCTCTTTTATCATAGAACATTACAGGAAccaccgtcgagtttcttgctggttcttctcggtaagaacggcattccgaaccaatagTAGATGTACCTGACGATTCAAAtgacctacttgtaaaagtttatttgactaCAAAATCATTCTATTTCTGTTGTACTTCTATACAAAATTctaatactaaaataataataatcatagatAGCATAGCCTCTGAGCgtagataatattaaaagtagttttgataTACTCGTAAGTTTATGATTTGCCAGTTAGAATAGCATATTCAATACAAATATATCTCTGCAAAATAGGTACGTtgcttaatattttttcaatattgtaGCACCTTTCTGGATTTTACATCTCTCTTTGCTTGTATACGTGTATGGTGTCGGCAATATCGTGTACCAGGTCAAATTCGCTCAGGGAGCTGGTGATTTcataaaaagttatgtcaatatTTCCTTATTGATCTTAACGTCTAACAATAGCTATTGGTTTTTGATGAAAAGGTATggtataatattctatacttatttagtaaaTTGTAAATTTCTGTAGCTAACATAAGTCAAAGTATTATTCAATAAAGATAAGATAGATGTACTTAATCATAAAAGCAAGTTagcagcttttttttttaatttttatagaccACTTCTGAGAGCTGTGCTAGAACAAGTGAGCCAAAATGATCGCTTATCGTTGCAAAGTGACTTTTTAAAGGATAAGCACGAAAAGCTATTGGCTATCGTTAAGAGAATTGTGCTCATTTTCTATGGATTCAACTACTTTAATGCAGCTTTTATTTATCTACCACACCGAGTTGATGTATCAAATGATTATTATTCTATGACACCTTGCGTAGGTATGTATTACTTCATATTCTCACTACCACAGAAACCAGAAAAGGCATAGTTTTGGTATAGGAACGCCGTCTAGATTGAGGTCGCGTAAATTAATAGACACATGCAAGTGCAACTGTATAATGCTATCTTGTAcatttaacttttcggagttgtatGCGTTTAGGCAATTATAAAATCGTATTTTGCTTTACCACTGTGACAAAAcgtgcatgtctgagagttttccataacatTTGTAAAGATGCGTGTAGTCTTtagatccgcacttggccagcggaTCTGGCCAAACGGACAAACCTGGCGAATTTGGAtcatggcctaaacccttctcattttgagaggaaaattaatgtactcagtagtgggcaaTGCTTTCGAAGCTAGAGTTATTATGTGTAAGAGGGTATTTTAGGCGTAATTATTTCTGTATGTGTGAGAAGCTGAAAGTCAACGGCATAATGTTCAGGATCATTTCTATTACCTTCTACGAGTATGCTAACTACTGTCGCTACTAGTTCACAGTGTGTGATTTTATCATCATCTtagattaataattattaatcaccgtgaataaaaattttattaaaataaataaactactcataattttttaattttcaggtaTAGAACCTCTAAACGTAACGCCAAATCGGGAAATTTGTCATACGATATTATTTGCACAAGAGCTGACTATAATGACGGTAGTTCTCAACTATCAAGCTCTTCTGCTGTTTCTAATAGATCACACTTCAGCCATGTACCAAATGCTTTCAGCTGAAATGTTGGCTTTCAATGATTACAAGGATTGTCCCGAAAGAAATGCCAAAGTAAAAGAGCGTTTACCGTTTCTTATTGAACGTCATGCCTTGATTTTGGATGTCATAAAAAATCTTAAAGCGTTGTACAGCATGCCGATTGGAGTTAATTTTGGGTCGAACGCTGTTTGCATCAGTCTGTTTTTCTATCTGCCATTGCAAGAATGGGTGATGTTCACGCCTATTCTTGTCTATTGCTTccttgttttctttttatactGTTATCTTTGTCAAAGATTGATAAACGCTTCAGAAGTTTTTGAGAATGCAATTTACAGTTGCGGATGGGAGAAGTTTGATTTGAAGGAAAAGAAAACAGTCTATGTCATGCTTTTGCTGGCCCAAAAACCTGTAACACTTTTAGCTGCTGATATCATACCCGTAAATATATATACGTTTGCCACTACATTGCAAGCGATGTTTAAGTTTATAACCGTAGTCAAATTTTAAGATGTAGCAAATAGCAATATCTTTATTAAAGGATCTTAGTTATTTCGTTATTTACACTTGCTATTCATATTGTCAACATAGATAATAATCACAGGGCTTAAACGCTCTGTTAACGCacgattaaaattaataataataattaatatactttttatAGCTTGATGTAATTTTAAAGAAAGCTTTTATATTACATCAATCTACAGTTTTGCTATTAGTGCTCATTACGAATGTATGCTTGTTTTCgtagaactaaattaaattaaaaaaaaaaatacttttattttacattGAAGCTGTTTTTTGAATTATATTGCAAACGGAAAAGGAATTTCTTCAACGTCCctactttatattttaatttatctttGTAATGATTTGATAATTTAGTACCTTACGATTGGGTATTACTAATGAGACGACCTACGAAAAGCGCAACAAGAGCAAGAACAAGGAACTAAAGCCACGCAATGTATTTTACAATACTGAAAATGAGTGATGTCAGCACTCAGCAGCAAGGCCTAAGTAtctgaaatataaaatacaatactACTGATGCTGGGAAAAGAACTGTTAATACCGTTATATGTATATGTGTAAGTTTGGCGCTGATGT includes the following:
- the LOC123880794 gene encoding odorant receptor 59b-like, with the translated sequence MNFFVSIKKSLMRSKYHLKSNSVESIIWLVNLVPSRVGFSILKDTISAPFWILHLSLLVYVYGVGNIVYQVKFAQGAGDFIKSYVNISLLILTSNNSYWFLMKRPLLRAVLEQVSQNDRLSLQSDFLKDKHEKLLAIVKRIVLIFYGFNYFNAAFIYLPHRVDVSNDYYSMTPCVGIEPLNVTPNREICHTILFAQELTIMTVVLNYQALLLFLIDHTSAMYQMLSAEMLAFNDYKDCPERNAKVKERLPFLIERHALILDVIKNLKALYSMPIGVNFGSNAVCISLFFYLPLQEWVMFTPILVYCFLVFFLYCYLCQRLINASEVFENAIYSCGWEKFDLKEKKTVYVMLLLAQKPVTLLAADIIPVNIYTFATTLQAMFKFITVVKF